The Microscilla marina ATCC 23134 genome includes a region encoding these proteins:
- a CDS encoding condensin complex protein MksE: MSHIHQHIAPIFEILSKGQFICSNSSNRSMQKLYDVISQEGNFEELFDYFKQINFCLEAGDEYYYFSREESKAGLERKIETAHQWIDLLDFFKTYDQAFGVGWRFSPAEIRVRLSTNAELKYKLDNLKKRYPKNISYDEAVGKLAESLRKEGFVELHNEIEKTYKVLSSFKYLEELILKINIEEDIENEIPE; the protein is encoded by the coding sequence ATGAGCCACATTCACCAACACATCGCCCCCATTTTTGAGATATTGAGCAAGGGGCAATTTATATGTTCTAATAGCTCGAACCGCTCCATGCAAAAGCTCTATGACGTGATTAGCCAAGAGGGTAATTTTGAGGAGTTGTTTGACTATTTCAAGCAAATCAACTTTTGCCTTGAGGCAGGAGACGAATATTATTATTTCAGCAGGGAGGAGTCGAAGGCGGGCTTGGAGAGAAAGATAGAGACTGCCCACCAGTGGATTGATTTGCTTGATTTTTTCAAAACTTATGACCAGGCTTTTGGGGTGGGGTGGAGGTTTAGCCCTGCCGAAATAAGGGTGAGGTTGAGCACCAATGCGGAATTGAAATACAAGTTGGACAATTTGAAAAAGCGTTATCCCAAAAACATCTCTTACGACGAAGCGGTGGGCAAACTTGCCGAGTCGTTGCGCAAAGAGGGTTTTGTAGAGTTGCATAACGAAATAGAAAAGACCTATAAGGTGTTGTCGTCTTTTAAATACCTAGAGGAGTTGATTTTGAAAATAAACATAGAGGAGGACATAGAAAATGAGATTCCTGAATAA
- a CDS encoding ATP-binding protein: MRFLNKVVFINSASMSYAEVGVDGNVHLIGTQGAGKSTLLRAILFFYNADKTKLGIPREKKGFDEYYFPYQNSYIVFEVAKENASFCVLAFKNQAKTCFRFIDSAYQKTLFIDALNHARDWAGIRDALGSKIGYSKVINSYEEYRNIIYGNNKGLSSDFKKYAMLESAQYQNIPRTIQNVFLNSKLEAAFIKATIIKSINEEELSIDLDTYDKGHLRDFDLELNDVKKWKKLDKAGANLLEKQARAVIDARITYKAEQQAKKKLAASLGWVLHKNTQQKPMLAQHMRGATQAQQKLEQTIGTTKEKFDAGKSRTKNRQAVIDDKLDTAAKQQAHYKEQNIEQIIARVGNKGAQLAEQKQWQAERDILTSKFQEIETQYEALMALQKSKQEALKNNQGKKQNELNAQFLKAQNELNAKYERLIEEVRQQGQQMMDDAQYMLNAQREQVKEWEVKKIKIENTQFFAEELALQQKELEGLQKEQANAQQTISDSEATINDLRKEWGWEKEKVESKAKNETDDIKRKQQPLEAEKERVEAKVAGVAGSLYDWLEENKPGWQANIGKVINEDWVLFAQDLEPQLINEDSQSVYGIKLDLGKIDKQVKSVEDYAQALKKNEQARQTLAAKANQCAKTLQDNINRLRKKYQTEIKNAEKLITQNTHILAQATQKIKAAEVAIHELAQKAANAKAVATQEAEEKESKAKAAAQEIVQRLSELKQTQKNNIARKQEAKAQELAEMTQQKASKQEQLQAAFEQSNALISEAMAKINAEKNQRLESEGANVKKIGAIDKQLKKIAQELDFIDAHQAKVTEYEKDKRELFDKVEGWQEERQRLDEKLWQQTAQYEQALAKLKEDLAEAKQRVAQLRQEQDLVAKDEEEYEAFKKGRVCTEEVLAQIASFNNDDASHKRGTELMRLINAKHYEARDLLEGLSRAVHDFISHFDEKNVFSFRVRFAPQEDEALLNFAVDLEEFINENKIATYEKRINDRFANIITQIGKEVGELTAKAGEISKIIGKINNDFADNKIFVKAIKHIEMKVIESDHKIMRTMVEIKDFNEEKGATLGAPNLFSGDHAQQDNQKAINLLTRLVKELNQSKSDQLKLSDSFDLRFKIIENDNDSGWVQKLANVGSEGTDILAKAMINITLLNVFKESASRRFKDFKLHCMMDEIGKLHPNNVAGILKFANQRNILLINGSPTSYNAIDYKYTYLLSKDERNITSVKTLVQKY, encoded by the coding sequence ATGAGATTCCTGAATAAAGTGGTATTTATCAATAGTGCCTCTATGAGCTATGCCGAGGTGGGGGTAGATGGCAACGTGCATTTGATTGGCACCCAAGGGGCGGGCAAAAGTACCTTGTTGCGGGCAATCTTGTTTTTTTATAATGCCGACAAAACCAAGTTGGGCATTCCACGCGAGAAAAAGGGCTTCGACGAGTACTATTTCCCTTATCAAAACTCTTACATTGTGTTTGAGGTAGCCAAAGAAAACGCCTCTTTTTGTGTGCTGGCTTTTAAAAACCAAGCCAAGACCTGTTTCCGTTTCATCGATTCGGCTTACCAAAAAACATTGTTTATCGATGCGCTCAACCACGCCCGCGATTGGGCAGGGATAAGGGATGCCTTGGGCAGCAAAATTGGCTACTCTAAGGTGATCAATAGTTATGAGGAGTACCGCAATATTATTTATGGCAACAACAAGGGTTTGTCTAGCGATTTTAAAAAATATGCCATGCTGGAGAGTGCCCAATATCAGAACATTCCCAGAACAATACAAAACGTATTTTTGAACTCAAAGCTAGAGGCAGCCTTTATCAAAGCCACCATCATTAAGTCTATCAACGAAGAGGAACTCAGCATAGATTTGGACACTTATGACAAGGGGCATTTGCGGGATTTTGACCTTGAGCTGAATGATGTAAAAAAATGGAAAAAGTTGGACAAGGCAGGAGCAAACCTATTAGAAAAACAAGCGCGTGCGGTGATAGATGCACGCATCACATACAAAGCCGAACAACAAGCAAAGAAAAAACTAGCGGCTAGTTTGGGCTGGGTGTTGCATAAAAATACCCAACAAAAACCCATGTTGGCACAACACATGCGTGGGGCAACTCAAGCCCAACAAAAGCTTGAGCAAACAATAGGCACAACCAAGGAGAAATTTGACGCTGGCAAGTCTAGGACAAAGAACAGGCAGGCGGTGATTGATGATAAACTTGATACGGCGGCAAAGCAACAAGCTCATTATAAAGAACAAAACATTGAACAAATCATTGCCAGGGTAGGCAACAAAGGGGCGCAACTTGCCGAGCAAAAACAGTGGCAAGCGGAGAGAGATATTCTTACCTCAAAATTTCAGGAAATAGAAACACAATACGAGGCATTGATGGCACTGCAAAAGAGCAAGCAGGAAGCGCTCAAAAATAATCAAGGCAAAAAACAAAACGAGCTCAATGCGCAATTTTTGAAGGCGCAAAACGAATTGAATGCCAAGTATGAGCGCTTGATTGAAGAAGTGAGACAACAAGGGCAGCAAATGATGGACGATGCCCAGTACATGCTGAATGCCCAACGTGAGCAAGTGAAGGAGTGGGAGGTGAAAAAAATCAAAATAGAAAACACCCAGTTTTTTGCCGAAGAACTGGCTTTGCAACAAAAAGAGTTGGAAGGCTTGCAAAAAGAACAAGCCAATGCCCAGCAAACGATCAGCGATAGCGAAGCAACCATCAATGACTTAAGGAAAGAGTGGGGTTGGGAGAAAGAAAAGGTGGAGAGTAAGGCAAAAAATGAAACTGATGACATCAAAAGAAAACAGCAACCGCTTGAGGCTGAAAAGGAGAGGGTAGAGGCAAAGGTTGCGGGTGTAGCGGGCAGTTTGTATGATTGGCTAGAAGAAAACAAACCTGGTTGGCAAGCAAACATAGGCAAAGTGATCAACGAAGATTGGGTATTGTTTGCCCAAGATTTAGAACCTCAGTTGATCAACGAAGATAGTCAAAGCGTGTATGGGATAAAACTAGATTTGGGTAAGATAGACAAGCAAGTAAAAAGCGTAGAGGATTATGCGCAAGCACTCAAAAAAAACGAACAAGCACGGCAAACATTGGCAGCGAAAGCAAACCAGTGCGCGAAAACTTTGCAAGACAACATAAACCGTTTGCGCAAAAAATACCAAACTGAGATAAAAAACGCTGAAAAACTGATTACCCAAAACACGCACATTTTGGCGCAAGCCACCCAAAAGATAAAGGCGGCTGAAGTGGCAATACATGAGCTTGCCCAAAAAGCCGCAAATGCAAAGGCAGTAGCTACCCAAGAGGCAGAAGAAAAGGAGAGCAAAGCCAAGGCAGCAGCGCAAGAAATTGTGCAGCGATTGAGTGAACTTAAGCAAACCCAAAAGAACAACATTGCTCGCAAGCAAGAAGCAAAGGCTCAGGAACTGGCAGAGATGACCCAGCAAAAAGCAAGCAAGCAAGAGCAGCTACAAGCCGCCTTTGAGCAAAGCAATGCATTGATTAGCGAGGCAATGGCAAAAATCAACGCAGAGAAAAACCAACGACTAGAGTCGGAAGGGGCGAATGTCAAAAAAATTGGGGCTATTGACAAGCAACTGAAGAAGATTGCTCAAGAATTAGATTTTATAGATGCTCACCAAGCCAAGGTAACCGAGTATGAGAAGGACAAGAGGGAGTTGTTTGACAAGGTAGAGGGGTGGCAAGAAGAGAGGCAACGCTTGGACGAAAAACTCTGGCAACAAACTGCCCAGTACGAGCAAGCGTTGGCAAAATTGAAAGAAGACTTGGCGGAGGCCAAACAACGGGTGGCGCAATTGCGCCAGGAACAAGACTTGGTGGCAAAGGATGAGGAGGAGTATGAGGCTTTTAAAAAAGGAAGGGTTTGCACTGAAGAGGTGCTGGCGCAAATTGCTAGTTTTAACAATGATGACGCCAGCCACAAAAGGGGTACAGAGTTGATGCGATTGATCAACGCCAAGCACTACGAAGCACGGGACTTGCTCGAAGGTTTAAGCCGCGCGGTGCATGACTTTATAAGCCACTTTGACGAAAAGAATGTATTTAGTTTTAGGGTCAGATTTGCCCCTCAAGAGGATGAAGCCTTGCTCAATTTTGCTGTAGACCTGGAGGAGTTTATCAATGAAAACAAAATAGCTACCTACGAAAAACGAATCAATGACCGCTTTGCCAACATCATCACCCAAATAGGCAAAGAAGTGGGCGAGCTGACCGCAAAGGCGGGAGAAATCAGCAAAATCATTGGCAAGATCAACAACGATTTTGCGGATAATAAAATCTTTGTGAAGGCAATCAAACACATAGAGATGAAGGTGATTGAGAGCGACCATAAGATTATGCGCACAATGGTGGAGATCAAAGATTTTAACGAGGAAAAAGGTGCAACACTGGGCGCGCCTAATTTGTTTTCGGGCGACCATGCCCAACAAGACAACCAAAAGGCGATCAACTTGCTTACGCGTTTGGTGAAGGAGCTCAACCAGAGCAAAAGTGATCAATTGAAGCTTTCAGATTCGTTTGATTTGAGGTTTAAGATCATAGAAAACGACAACGATTCGGGCTGGGTGCAAAAACTCGCCAATGTGGGCTCTGAGGGCACCGACATACTCGCCAAGGCAATGATCAATATCACGCTTTTGAACGTGTTTAAGGAAAGTGCTTCGCGCAGGTTCAAAGACTTTAAGTTGCATTGTATGATGGATGAGATTGGCAAATTGCACCCCAATAATGTAGCGGGGATTCTCAAATTTGCCAATCAAAGAAACATCCTATTGATCAACGGCTCGCCCACTAGCTACAACGCCATTGACTATAAATATACTTACTTGCTCTCGAAGGATGAGCGAAACATTACTT